The Pantoea phytobeneficialis genome has a segment encoding these proteins:
- a CDS encoding YitT family protein codes for MDNVVEPTKIPHSRIEDALAIVLGTLMVSFGVIMLKQAGALTGSSAGIAFLISYLTPLSFGSAFFLINLPFYWLAVRRMGWEFTLKTFCAVGLVSLFTHLHPLFIHFSSLNPFYATLFGNVVMGIGFIVLFRHKASLGGVNILALWLQDRIGLRAGKLQMAVDTCVVLASLFVVSVPMLLASIAGAVILNLIIAMNHRPGRYRV; via the coding sequence ATGGATAACGTTGTTGAACCCACCAAGATTCCCCACTCCCGTATCGAAGATGCCCTGGCGATAGTGCTTGGCACGCTGATGGTTTCTTTCGGCGTGATCATGCTGAAGCAAGCGGGAGCGTTGACCGGCAGTTCCGCCGGTATTGCCTTCTTAATTAGCTATCTGACGCCACTTTCCTTCGGCAGCGCCTTTTTCCTGATTAACCTGCCATTTTACTGGCTGGCGGTGCGTCGTATGGGCTGGGAATTTACCCTGAAAACATTCTGCGCCGTGGGCCTGGTGTCACTGTTTACCCACCTGCACCCGTTGTTCATCCATTTTTCCTCATTAAATCCGTTTTATGCGACATTGTTCGGTAACGTGGTAATGGGGATTGGGTTTATAGTGTTGTTTCGTCACAAAGCCAGTCTGGGCGGCGTCAATATTCTGGCGCTCTGGTTGCAGGACCGCATCGGCCTGCGCGCTGGAAAACTGCAAATGGCGGTCGATACCTGCGTGGTGTTGGCTTCGTTGTTTGTCGTATCCGTACCCATGCTGCTTGCCTCGATAGCGGGCGCGGTGATCCTGAATCTGATCATCGCCATGAATCACCGCCCAGGCCGTTACAGGGTTTGA
- a CDS encoding amino acid aminotransferase: MFQNVDAYAGDPILSLMETFKQDQRANKVNLSIGLYYNEQGIIPQLQAVAAAEERLQAAPHQASLYLPMEGFGPYRNAIAPLLFGREHPMLKAGRIASIQTLGGSGALKVGADFLKRYFPNSNVWVSDPTWENHIAIFNGAGFEVSTYPWYDAETNGVKFDAFIAALKTLPKQSIVLLHPCCHNPTGADLTDAQWDQTVEVLKAQELIPFLDIAYQGFGAGMNEDAYAIRAVAAAGLPALVSNSFSKIFSLYGERVGGLSIVCDSAEEAGRVLGQLKATVRRNYSSPPNFGAQVVSCVLNDEALLNNWLAEVEAMRLRIIEMRQALVAVLREKLPGQNFDYLLKQRGMFSYTGLSAQQVDRLRDEFGVYLIASGRMCVAGLNSRNVHQVAEAFAAVM; the protein is encoded by the coding sequence GTGTTTCAAAACGTTGATGCCTATGCCGGCGATCCGATTCTGTCGCTGATGGAAACCTTCAAACAGGACCAGCGCGCGAATAAAGTGAATCTGAGCATCGGCCTCTATTACAACGAGCAGGGCATCATTCCTCAGCTGCAGGCGGTTGCCGCAGCGGAAGAGCGCCTGCAAGCGGCACCGCATCAGGCTTCGCTTTATCTGCCGATGGAAGGTTTTGGTCCTTACCGTAACGCCATCGCACCATTGCTGTTCGGTCGCGAGCACCCGATGCTGAAGGCGGGCCGCATTGCCTCCATCCAGACGCTGGGTGGGTCAGGTGCGCTGAAAGTCGGTGCGGATTTCCTCAAACGTTACTTCCCGAACTCCAACGTCTGGGTTAGCGATCCTACCTGGGAAAACCACATTGCGATCTTCAACGGTGCCGGTTTTGAAGTCAGCACTTACCCGTGGTACGACGCAGAAACCAACGGCGTGAAATTCGATGCCTTTATCGCTGCGCTGAAAACCCTGCCGAAGCAAAGCATCGTGCTGCTGCATCCGTGCTGCCATAACCCAACCGGTGCGGATTTGACTGACGCACAGTGGGATCAGACCGTTGAGGTGCTGAAAGCACAGGAACTGATCCCGTTCCTCGATATCGCTTATCAGGGGTTTGGCGCCGGTATGAACGAAGACGCCTATGCGATTCGTGCCGTGGCGGCTGCGGGTCTGCCAGCGCTGGTCAGCAACTCGTTTTCCAAAATCTTCTCACTGTATGGTGAGCGCGTCGGTGGACTCTCTATCGTTTGCGATAGCGCAGAAGAAGCAGGCCGTGTGCTGGGTCAGTTGAAAGCAACGGTGCGCCGTAACTACTCCAGCCCGCCGAACTTCGGTGCTCAGGTGGTTTCCTGTGTTCTGAACGATGAAGCGCTGCTGAACAACTGGTTGGCGGAAGTAGAAGCGATGCGTCTGCGTATTATCGAAATGCGTCAGGCACTGGTTGCGGTACTGCGTGAGAAGCTGCCGGGCCAGAACTTCGATTATCTGCTGAAACAGCGTGGCATGTTCAGCTACACCGGGCTGAGTGCGCAGCAGGTCGATCGTCTGCGTGACGAGTTCGGTGTCTACCTGATTGCCAGCGGTCGTATGTGTGTGGCAGGACTTAATAGCCGCAACGTACATCAGGTAGCTGAAGCCTTTGCTGCGGTGATGTAA
- a CDS encoding secondary thiamine-phosphate synthase enzyme YjbQ yields the protein MWHQQTLTLSAKPRGFHLVTDEIVGQLRALSDVRIGQLHLLLQHTSASLTLNENCDPTVRSDMEQHFLRHVPENAPYQHDYEGADDMPAHIKSSLLGVSLLLPISRGRLMLGTWQGIWLGEHRVHGGARRIVATLQGE from the coding sequence ATGTGGCACCAACAAACCTTAACGCTTAGCGCCAAACCACGCGGTTTTCACCTGGTCACCGACGAGATCGTCGGACAGCTACGCGCCCTGTCGGATGTGCGTATTGGTCAGCTGCATTTGTTGCTACAGCACACCTCCGCCTCACTGACCCTCAATGAAAATTGCGATCCCACGGTACGCAGCGACATGGAGCAACATTTTCTGCGTCATGTGCCAGAAAATGCCCCTTATCAACACGATTATGAAGGTGCAGATGATATGCCCGCGCACATTAAGTCATCGCTACTCGGCGTATCCTTGTTGTTACCGATTAGCCGTGGGCGGCTGATGCTGGGGACGTGGCAGGGGATCTGGCTCGGTGAACATCGGGTTCACGGCGGTGCGCGGCGCATTGTCGCCACCTTACAAGGGGAGTAA
- a CDS encoding MmcQ/YjbR family DNA-binding protein — MNTSDLLTYCMSKPGAEQSVHSDWKATQIKSEGILFAMVHEVKGRPAVSLKATPALADLLREEHSDVFPSEHLNKSHWSTLWLDGSLKDSQIYYLVDASWQQADATRAAGVSHDED; from the coding sequence ATGAACACTTCGGATTTACTGACATATTGCATGAGCAAGCCGGGCGCAGAGCAGAGTGTGCACAGTGACTGGAAAGCCACGCAGATCAAAAGCGAGGGGATTTTATTTGCGATGGTGCATGAGGTAAAAGGGCGTCCGGCGGTTTCGTTGAAAGCCACCCCGGCACTGGCCGATTTATTGCGTGAAGAACATAGTGATGTGTTTCCCAGCGAGCATCTGAACAAGTCCCACTGGAGCACCCTGTGGCTGGACGGTTCGCTGAAAGATTCGCAGATTTACTACCTGGTGGATGCTTCCTGGCAACAGGCTGACGCCACACGCGCGGCGGGCGTCAGCCATGATGAGGATTAA
- a CDS encoding NAD(P)-dependent alcohol dehydrogenase has product MNITHAYAAQDAKSKLAPFDYKPRELRAHDVQIEVLYCGVCHSDLHTARNEWKNTIFPVVPGHEIVGRVTAVGAHTHKYKVGDLVGVGCMVDSCRSCPSCQEGLEQYCENGFVGTYNGEDRETKAITYGGYSTSMVVDESFVLRVPENLDLAGVAPLLCAGITTYSPLRHWNVGPGQKVGIVGLGGLGHMGVKLAHAMGAHVVLFTTSPSKIEDGKRLGADEVVISKDADQMAQHLNSFDFILNTVAAQHDLNPFIALLKRDGNMTLVGAPEHDHPAPQVFNLIFKRRSIAGSLIGGIAETQEMLDFCGKHGITSDIELIAMNQINEAYERMLKSDVKYRFVIDINTLREEAVA; this is encoded by the coding sequence ATGAATATTACGCATGCCTATGCCGCACAGGACGCGAAATCTAAACTCGCTCCGTTCGACTATAAGCCTCGCGAGCTGCGCGCTCATGATGTGCAGATTGAAGTGTTGTACTGCGGCGTCTGCCACTCTGACCTTCATACTGCGCGTAACGAATGGAAAAACACCATTTTCCCGGTCGTACCAGGCCATGAAATCGTTGGCCGCGTGACGGCGGTAGGCGCACACACTCATAAATACAAAGTGGGTGATCTGGTCGGCGTGGGCTGTATGGTCGACTCCTGCCGTAGCTGTCCGAGCTGCCAGGAAGGTCTGGAGCAGTACTGTGAAAACGGTTTTGTTGGCACCTACAACGGTGAAGATCGCGAAACCAAAGCCATCACCTATGGCGGCTACTCCACCAGCATGGTTGTGGATGAAAGCTTTGTGCTGCGTGTACCGGAAAACCTCGACCTGGCAGGTGTTGCACCGCTGCTGTGTGCCGGTATCACCACCTACTCACCGCTGCGTCACTGGAACGTGGGTCCGGGCCAGAAAGTCGGTATCGTCGGCCTTGGTGGTCTCGGTCATATGGGTGTGAAGCTGGCGCATGCTATGGGCGCACATGTGGTGCTGTTCACCACGTCACCGTCAAAAATTGAAGACGGCAAACGCCTTGGCGCTGACGAAGTGGTGATCTCGAAGGACGCGGATCAGATGGCCCAGCACCTCAACAGCTTTGACTTCATCCTGAACACCGTGGCGGCGCAGCACGATCTCAACCCGTTTATTGCCCTGCTGAAGCGCGATGGCAACATGACGCTGGTGGGCGCACCGGAGCACGATCACCCGGCACCGCAGGTGTTTAACCTGATCTTCAAACGTCGCAGCATCGCTGGCTCGCTGATTGGCGGTATCGCTGAAACCCAGGAAATGCTGGATTTCTGCGGCAAGCACGGTATCACTTCCGATATCGAACTGATCGCCATGAACCAAATCAACGAAGCCTATGAGCGTATGCTGAAAAGCGACGTGAAATACCGTTTTGTAATTGATATCAACACCCTGCGTGAGGAAGCTGTCGCTTAA